A region from the Myxococcota bacterium genome encodes:
- a CDS encoding LuxR C-terminal-related transcriptional regulator has translation MTFLLTDVVASTRLWQKSASAGKALALQADLIRAAVAEHGGVLPPDQGEGDSTLSVFARPGAALAAALAAQRALLAEPWPGGATVTVRMAVHTGEAELTDSGNYGGLAIIRAARLRGLAKGGQVLVSSATAALVADSLPDSAALAELGSATLPGFERPERIHQLIHPELPIQPGRLGALQPSGTSALGAWPTRLVGRERERHDLGLLLAKGRLVTITGSGGAGKTRLAHAVAQDSVELHPDGVVWVELARVSDGAQVAAAVVAACGLVETPGATAVDVLTQRLAKADLLVVLDNCEHLLTACAELADALLRAGPEVRVLATAREPLGVAGEVMWRIPSLSVPAEDERALERIAAADAVQLFVERARASRPDFALDPANAPFVAGICRRLDGIPLALELAAARVRALSVDRLATGLDDRFRLLTGGARTAVARQRTLLASVEWSYDLLSGEEQALFRRLAVFAAPFSLEAAEAVAAGFDLDRLEVFDLLARLVDKSLVLHGADRYRMLETLRHFGLERADDAGELELVRDRHLTWFRRRCASWAVDREIFCEPAAAEIEAAAPELIAALDWSLGRDRAATLELLQPLGASWPTRFANDEARAVSSRVLRGLEVGSSEWLAAMAPLAGPLAVAGDLATLSAVRTALAERSKDIAPTVRCQLEIALSFLRTFQAFDEGIAGLLRAIDDARSIGNRALEVLATNHLAMMSNLSDVHAARRLADWLDRQLPADATLRSNLRFVRAGIALNEGDLAGARTTISHTHQGSLPMVVSIALATGDRSLLRDTLAVLDHLGSLGLLEGIRDLLLGVAAVVDGDLETARGHLRSAARMPGVSRWIARVSLARTARALGDDAESEASWLEVERESAGTGMNQTLTALDLWRAARARRHDAAGAEGAAHAGLARALRCGFVLQQVDALEILALIQGDTERLAEAGRLVGAADAFRARSGYKQLYPTPELDELRRRVDAEAMAEGARLSLPEAVEYARRGRGGRSRPDHGWESLTPTESRVVELVAEGLPNKEIAAKLFVSLATVKTHLAHVYTKLDVRGRTELAARATRLQAS, from the coding sequence GTGACGTTCCTGCTCACGGACGTCGTGGCTTCGACCCGCCTCTGGCAGAAGTCGGCGTCGGCAGGAAAGGCTCTGGCGCTGCAAGCGGACCTGATCCGGGCTGCCGTCGCCGAGCACGGCGGAGTCCTTCCGCCCGACCAGGGCGAAGGTGACTCGACGCTCTCGGTCTTCGCCCGTCCGGGCGCCGCCCTCGCGGCGGCTCTCGCGGCTCAGCGCGCGCTCCTCGCCGAGCCCTGGCCCGGCGGGGCGACGGTCACGGTGCGGATGGCCGTCCACACGGGGGAAGCCGAGCTCACGGACAGCGGGAACTACGGCGGGCTCGCCATCATCCGGGCGGCACGCCTGCGCGGCCTCGCGAAGGGAGGCCAGGTGCTGGTCTCGAGCGCCACTGCGGCGCTCGTGGCGGATTCGCTTCCCGACTCGGCAGCGCTGGCCGAGCTCGGAAGCGCGACGCTACCCGGCTTCGAGCGACCGGAGCGGATCCACCAACTCATCCATCCCGAGCTGCCGATCCAGCCCGGACGTCTGGGCGCGCTGCAGCCGTCGGGAACGTCGGCCCTGGGGGCCTGGCCGACCCGGCTCGTCGGGCGAGAGCGCGAGCGCCACGACCTGGGCCTGCTGCTCGCGAAGGGGCGGCTGGTCACGATCACGGGCTCCGGCGGCGCCGGGAAGACCCGCCTCGCCCACGCCGTGGCGCAGGACTCCGTCGAGCTGCACCCCGACGGGGTCGTCTGGGTCGAGCTCGCGCGCGTCTCGGATGGCGCGCAGGTCGCCGCGGCGGTCGTCGCCGCCTGCGGTCTGGTCGAGACTCCGGGCGCGACCGCGGTGGACGTACTGACTCAGCGCCTGGCGAAGGCCGATCTCCTGGTCGTGCTCGACAACTGCGAGCATCTGCTCACCGCCTGCGCCGAGCTCGCCGACGCGCTGCTCCGCGCCGGCCCGGAAGTACGCGTGCTCGCGACCGCGCGCGAGCCGCTCGGCGTCGCGGGCGAGGTGATGTGGCGCATCCCCTCTCTCTCGGTCCCCGCCGAGGACGAACGCGCGCTCGAGCGCATCGCCGCGGCCGACGCCGTACAGCTGTTCGTCGAGCGCGCGCGTGCGTCGCGCCCGGACTTCGCGCTCGACCCCGCGAACGCGCCGTTCGTCGCCGGTATCTGCCGCCGGCTCGACGGCATTCCGCTCGCGCTCGAGCTCGCCGCAGCGCGGGTGCGCGCGCTCTCCGTCGACCGGCTGGCGACCGGGCTCGACGATCGCTTCCGTCTGCTCACCGGCGGCGCGCGCACGGCCGTCGCGCGCCAGCGCACGCTGCTCGCCTCGGTCGAGTGGAGCTACGACCTCCTTTCCGGCGAGGAGCAGGCCCTGTTCCGGCGCCTGGCGGTCTTCGCGGCTCCGTTCAGCCTGGAGGCCGCCGAGGCCGTGGCCGCGGGCTTCGACCTCGATCGCCTCGAAGTCTTCGACCTCTTGGCGCGGCTCGTCGACAAGAGCCTGGTCCTGCACGGCGCTGATCGCTACCGAATGCTCGAGACACTGCGTCACTTCGGCCTCGAGCGCGCCGACGACGCGGGTGAGCTCGAGCTCGTGCGCGACCGCCACCTGACCTGGTTCCGGCGCCGCTGCGCCAGCTGGGCCGTGGACCGGGAGATCTTCTGCGAGCCTGCCGCAGCCGAGATCGAGGCCGCGGCCCCCGAGCTGATCGCCGCCCTCGACTGGTCACTCGGGCGCGACCGGGCCGCCACGCTCGAGCTGCTGCAGCCGCTCGGCGCGTCCTGGCCGACGCGCTTCGCGAACGACGAGGCGCGCGCCGTCTCGAGCCGCGTCCTGCGCGGTCTCGAGGTCGGCAGCAGCGAGTGGCTCGCGGCGATGGCGCCGCTGGCGGGCCCGCTCGCGGTCGCCGGCGACCTGGCCACACTGTCCGCAGTCCGCACCGCGCTCGCGGAGCGGAGCAAAGACATCGCGCCGACCGTGCGCTGTCAGCTCGAGATCGCACTCTCGTTCCTGCGCACGTTCCAGGCCTTCGACGAAGGCATTGCGGGGCTGCTGCGAGCCATCGACGACGCACGCTCGATCGGAAATCGAGCGCTCGAGGTGCTGGCCACGAATCACTTGGCGATGATGAGCAACCTCTCCGATGTGCATGCCGCGCGGCGCCTCGCGGACTGGCTCGACCGACAGCTGCCCGCCGACGCCACGCTGCGTTCGAACCTTCGCTTCGTGAGGGCCGGCATCGCGCTCAACGAAGGCGACCTCGCCGGCGCGCGCACCACCATCTCGCACACTCACCAAGGTTCGTTGCCCATGGTGGTCTCGATTGCGCTGGCGACGGGCGATCGCAGCTTGCTGCGCGATACGCTCGCGGTGCTGGACCACTTAGGGTCGCTCGGGCTGCTCGAGGGCATCCGCGATCTGCTTCTGGGTGTGGCGGCCGTCGTGGACGGCGACCTCGAGACCGCGCGCGGTCACTTGAGGAGCGCCGCGCGCATGCCGGGCGTCAGCCGGTGGATCGCGCGCGTGTCGCTGGCGCGCACGGCGCGCGCGCTCGGCGACGACGCCGAGTCCGAGGCCTCGTGGCTCGAGGTCGAGCGCGAGTCAGCGGGCACGGGAATGAACCAAACGCTCACCGCCCTGGACCTCTGGCGCGCGGCCCGGGCTCGCCGGCACGATGCAGCCGGAGCCGAGGGCGCCGCGCATGCCGGGCTCGCGCGGGCGCTCCGGTGCGGCTTCGTCCTGCAACAGGTCGACGCGCTCGAGATACTCGCCCTGATCCAGGGCGACACCGAGCGACTGGCCGAAGCCGGGCGCCTGGTCGGCGCAGCCGACGCCTTCCGCGCTCGCTCCGGATACAAGCAGCTGTATCCGACGCCCGAGCTCGACGAGCTGCGCCGCCGGGTCGATGCCGAGGCCATGGCCGAGGGAGCGCGCCTCTCACTGCCAGAGGCCGTCGAGTACGCGCGCCGCGGACGCGGTGGGCGCAGCCGGCCGGACCACGGCTGGGAGAGTCTCACGCCCACCGAGTCACGCGTGGTCGAGCTCGTCGCAGAGGGTCTTCCCAACAAGGAGATCGCGGCGAAGCTGTTCGTGAGTCTCGCCACGGTGAAGACTCACCTCGCGCACGTCTACACCAAGCTCGACGTGCGCGGCCGCACCGAGCTCGCTGCCCGGGCCACGCGGCTGCAGGCTTCCTAG
- a CDS encoding AAA family ATPase, translating to MVTILFADLVGSTSLQERLDAESTRRVMERYYAAMRAPVEAHRGTVVQLLGDGVMCAFGVPHVAEDDAIRAVRAAVAMQEAFREFAREEGAVVGSLGLRIAVNTGEVVVSDERPQGIGDPLNVAGRLQQEAREGDVLVGEATRRLVGEQVTLEHFGTFALRGRAEPVPAYRVVSLERPVGAPAIAFVGREDELRRLSAIYDSAVAAPAARLATILGSPGLGKSRLLDELARRLGGRATVLTARCDSSGGATFAPLAGAIRALLPGDGTAVAEALPPDEPERARIAAGVAALLAGTPASTEETFFVVRRFLAALAAARPVVLAIDDVQWAEPLLLDLTEHLVQWSSGVPLLVLVAARPELRDTRSSLTTSGGLVRDVVTLGGLDAGAAARLAANVVGAEELPAAVAGRVLTTSEGNPLFVGELVRMLVHDGALKRDGDRWTTGVALADVEMPPTIHALLAARIERLRPEERTVLERAAVVGRHFSRAAVSALLPRELGDLDARLESLRRSELIEPDTGWFLGEPALRFHHALIRDAAYRRVLRGTRADLHGRFADWIASRIGESVEHDETIGWHLEQAHQHLRELGPID from the coding sequence GTGGTCACGATCCTGTTCGCGGACCTGGTCGGCTCGACCTCGCTGCAGGAGCGACTCGACGCGGAGTCCACACGGCGCGTGATGGAGCGCTACTACGCCGCGATGCGAGCGCCGGTCGAGGCGCACCGGGGCACGGTCGTTCAGCTGCTCGGCGACGGAGTCATGTGCGCTTTCGGCGTGCCCCACGTCGCCGAGGACGACGCGATCCGCGCGGTGCGCGCGGCGGTCGCCATGCAGGAGGCCTTCCGCGAGTTCGCGCGCGAGGAAGGCGCGGTGGTGGGCAGCCTCGGCCTGCGCATCGCCGTGAACACGGGCGAGGTCGTGGTGAGCGACGAGCGGCCGCAGGGCATCGGTGACCCGCTGAACGTCGCCGGGCGCCTGCAGCAGGAGGCGCGCGAAGGCGACGTGCTCGTAGGCGAGGCGACGCGGCGCCTGGTCGGCGAGCAAGTCACGCTCGAGCACTTCGGCACCTTCGCGCTGCGGGGCCGAGCGGAGCCGGTGCCCGCGTACCGCGTCGTGTCACTGGAGCGCCCCGTGGGTGCGCCCGCGATCGCGTTCGTGGGCCGCGAGGACGAGCTGCGGCGACTCAGTGCGATCTACGACTCTGCCGTCGCCGCTCCCGCCGCCCGGCTGGCCACCATCCTCGGCTCGCCAGGCCTGGGCAAGTCGCGCCTGCTCGACGAGCTCGCGCGCCGTCTGGGCGGCCGCGCGACGGTGTTGACCGCGCGCTGTGACTCCTCAGGTGGGGCGACCTTCGCGCCCCTCGCCGGTGCGATCCGTGCGCTACTGCCCGGCGATGGCACCGCGGTGGCCGAGGCGCTGCCCCCCGATGAGCCCGAGCGGGCGCGGATCGCCGCGGGGGTCGCGGCGCTGCTTGCCGGCACACCGGCGTCGACCGAGGAGACGTTCTTCGTGGTGCGGCGCTTTCTGGCAGCGCTGGCGGCGGCGCGGCCGGTGGTGCTCGCGATCGACGACGTGCAGTGGGCCGAGCCGCTCCTGCTCGACCTGACCGAGCACCTGGTGCAGTGGAGCAGCGGCGTGCCGCTGCTCGTGCTGGTCGCGGCGCGACCCGAGCTGCGAGACACACGCTCGTCACTGACCACGTCCGGGGGCCTGGTGAGGGACGTCGTGACGCTGGGCGGCCTGGACGCGGGAGCCGCGGCGCGGCTCGCCGCCAACGTCGTCGGCGCGGAGGAGCTGCCAGCCGCGGTCGCGGGACGCGTGCTGACCACGAGCGAGGGCAACCCGCTCTTCGTCGGCGAGCTCGTGCGCATGCTGGTCCACGACGGCGCCCTGAAGCGTGACGGCGACCGCTGGACGACGGGCGTCGCGCTGGCCGACGTCGAGATGCCGCCCACGATCCACGCGCTGCTCGCCGCGCGCATCGAGCGGCTCCGGCCCGAGGAGCGCACGGTGCTCGAGCGCGCGGCTGTCGTCGGGAGACACTTCTCGCGCGCGGCGGTGTCGGCGCTGCTGCCGCGCGAGCTCGGCGATCTCGACGCGCGCCTCGAGTCGCTCCGGCGCAGCGAGCTGATCGAGCCCGACACCGGCTGGTTCCTCGGTGAGCCCGCACTGCGTTTCCACCACGCGCTGATTCGCGACGCCGCGTATCGGCGCGTGCTGCGCGGCACGCGCGCGGACCTGCACGGCCGCTTCGCCGACTGGATCGCGAGCCGGATCGGCGAGAGCGTCGAGCACGACGAGACCATCGGCTGGCACCTCGAGCAGGCGCACCAGCACCTGCGCGAGCTCGGCCCGATCGACG
- a CDS encoding DUF3175 domain-containing protein, with amino-acid sequence MAARRKPVNRWSARVTRESDALDLERGVFSLDDPRAIARSLKRSAERSSRRKAPPLRSALSMLIFYINRAGKNLSKRRRAKLEAAKVELRALFRDAPGRAVR; translated from the coding sequence ATGGCAGCGCGCCGAAAGCCCGTGAATCGCTGGTCGGCCCGAGTGACTCGCGAGAGCGACGCATTGGATCTCGAGCGGGGCGTGTTCTCGCTGGACGACCCGCGCGCGATCGCGCGCTCGCTCAAGCGGTCCGCCGAGCGGAGCTCGCGCCGGAAGGCGCCTCCGCTCCGCTCGGCCTTGTCGATGCTGATCTTCTACATCAATCGCGCGGGCAAGAACCTGTCGAAGCGGCGCCGCGCCAAGCTCGAGGCTGCGAAAGTCGAGCTGCGCGCGCTGTTCCGAGACGCACCAGGGAGGGCGGTCCGATGA
- a CDS encoding DUF2277 domain-containing protein, whose product MCRNIKTLFNFEPPVSDDEIRAAALQFVRKLSGFNRPSQVNEAAFRRAVDQTTDVARELLHSLVTSAPPRDREIGAARAKQRAAVRFGRAP is encoded by the coding sequence ATGTGCCGCAACATCAAGACGCTGTTCAACTTCGAGCCGCCCGTCAGCGACGACGAGATTCGCGCGGCGGCGCTGCAGTTCGTGCGCAAGCTGTCGGGCTTCAACCGCCCGTCGCAGGTGAACGAGGCCGCGTTCCGGCGCGCGGTCGACCAGACCACCGACGTGGCGCGCGAGCTCCTGCACTCACTCGTGACGAGCGCCCCGCCGCGCGACCGCGAGATCGGGGCCGCACGCGCCAAACAGCGCGCCGCGGTGCGCTTCGGCCGCGCGCCGTAG